The Deltaproteobacteria bacterium HGW-Deltaproteobacteria-4 genomic interval CTCAGTGGCGAGACCGAAGACGAAACCGGCCACCATCATCGCCGGAATTGCCAGGAGCAGATTCTTGTTTAGTTGGCCAAGTAATCTCCACATACGATCGACCTAAACGGCTTCCTGAATCATGGCAACAATTTCATCGAAGCTTTTAATAAGGGATTCGGGGAATTCATCATCATCAATCAACTCCGCGACCATCAGCTGTGAATAACGCAGGAAACGGATAAAGGTCCGGCCGTCACGACTGAAGACCACGACAAATTTCGGCATGAGCACGGCCCGCTCGGGGTTGCGACTGAGGCTGTTGGCCGCTTTCTCCGGTTTACAGATCTGGATCATGTGCAGATCGAAATCCGCCGCCATCGTGAACCCGTGTTGCCCAAAGGTGCGAGCCATATCCATCTTCGATTCATTATGGATAAAGAAGCCGCGTCGACTGGCCGTCGTAGCCAGGCTTGCAATAAAATCATCAAGGGATTTACTACTTTCTGCCCGAAAGATCTCCGCCTGCATGGTTTGCTCTCCTTGTTAATGGGCGCAGCCGCAGCTATGGCCGTTGCCGTGACCGCCGCAGACCTGTTCCGGTTGCATCAGCAGCAGGTGGTTACTCTCCAGCAGGTCTAAATTCTTACCGATGCTCCCCCCCTGGCTCTGGTAGACCTTCAATCCGGCGCTGAGCAGTCCCATGAGGGCCCCGTTACCGATGCC includes:
- a CDS encoding DUF302 domain-containing protein codes for the protein MQAEIFRAESSKSLDDFIASLATTASRRGFFIHNESKMDMARTFGQHGFTMAADFDLHMIQICKPEKAANSLSRNPERAVLMPKFVVVFSRDGRTFIRFLRYSQLMVAELIDDDEFPESLIKSFDEIVAMIQEAV